The genomic stretch TCATTGGAAGTACAGATTAGTAATTGGTATCCTGCCTGGGAAGTGACACTTTCTATCCCTGCGAGCATGCGGCTGTAAAAGTGATGGGTAAATTCTGGAATAATGAGCCCAATGGTATGGGTGCGGTTTTCCAGCAAGCTCTTGGCAATTGGATTGGGTCTGTAGCCAAGTTTTTTGGCCAGGGAAACGATCTCAAGCCGTTTTTTTTCACTGACTTTTCCACCTCCGTTCAGCGCCCTGGAAACGGTGGAGGGAGTCACATGGAGTGCAGTGGCTATATCGGTGATACTGATTCTTTTCTTTTTCATTTTTGGGCGCTTGTCAGGACTAATTTAGAATAATTGGATGAAAGACCTTGGGTTTTCTGACCAGACTTACACTGTTTGGTCAAACGTTTGACCAATATACTTTTAGACAGATTTATGATATTGGTTGATTGTTTTGGAAAAGTGGGTTTGTGCCCTATAAAATCCTGAAACAACAAATTGCTTCAAGTATTCTTATAAAATGGAATTAGGACAAACCGGCATTTCAGTACCAGCTATGATTATAGGGACAAGCTCTCTTGGAAATCTCTACGAAGCTACTCCCTATGGCCAAAAGCTGGAGTTAATAATGGCGACAGTGGAAAGCTACCCCCAGGGAGTGGTATACGATTCAGCTGGGAAATATGGTGCTGGTTTAGCATTGGAGGCATTAGGACAGGCTTTATACGATTTGCAGGTGCCAAAAGACAAGATCCTGATCAGTAATAAACTGGGTTGGAAACGTGCTCCTTTACTGGAAGCTGGGCCTACTTTTGAAAGAGATGTTTGGAAAGAGCTTACACATGACGCCGTTCAGGATATAAGTTATCAGGGGATTTTGAATTGCTTTGAGGAGGGAAATGATTTACTCAAAGGCTATGATGCGCAGCTAGTATCCATTCATGATCCTGATGAGTACCTCGATCAGGCTGCAACGTCTAAAGATTATGATAAGAGGTTCGCGGATATACTGGAGGGCTATGCAGCTTTGGATGAACTGAAAAAAGCGGGTAAAGTAAAAGCCATCGGTGTAGGGTCCAAAAACTGGAAAATTATCCGGAAAATCTATCAACATTATCCACTGGACTGGGTGATGATAGCCAATAGTATGACGATTTACGATCATCCAGAGGAGCTTTTTTCCTTTATGGGACTATTGGAAAAAGAAGGGGTAGGTATAGTGAATTCGGCAGTTTTTCACTCAGGATTCTTGGTAGGAGGAGAATACTTTGACTACCAAAAGATGAATAAGGATGATCCGGAAACTCGAAAAAGATTCAAATGGAGAGAGCGATTCTTTGGCCTTTGCGAATCCCATGCAATAAATCCTGCACATGCTTGTATCCAGTTTGCGCTTCAGTTACCTGGAGTTAATTCTTTGGCTCTCAACTCTACCTCAACCCGAAGAATCCAGGCTAATGCAGTGTATTGTGAAAACACCATTCAGGATTCATTTTGGAATGCCTGTAAGGAACAGGGCTTGATCCGGGACTATTTATCAGAATTTAAATTGAATAAAACAGAATGAAGATTTTAAGCTGCACCTCACCTGGGGAATTTGACTATCTGGAAGAGGATAATCCTATGCTTACCGAGGGACGGGCTATTGTCAAAATCAAAAAAGTAGGTGTCTGCGGTACTGATCTGCATGCATTTGAAGGAACCCAACCCTTTTTCTCCTACCCAAGAATCTTGGGGCACGAGCTCGCCGGAGAAGTGGTGGAAATAGGAGAAAGTAAAGATATTTCCAAAGGTGACTGGATTACCGTGATTCCCTATTTCAGTTGTGGAATTTGTGTGGCGTGTAGAAACGGAAAACCCAATTGCTGTCAGAAAATCAGTGTGTTTGGGGTTCACGAGGACGGAGGTATGCGGGAGTATGTCTCTTTGCCTGTTTCTTCTTTAGTAAAACGGAAAGGACTCAGCCTGGAGCAACTTGCAGTGGCTGAGCCATTTGCCATAGGTGCCCATGGAGTGCGAAGGGCAGGGGTGAAGCCGGGTCAGTTCGTGCTGGTAATTGGTGCCGGGCCAATTGGCCTGGGAGTGATGGAGTTTGCGCGTATAGCTGGAGCACAGGTGATCGCAATGGATATCAACGAGAAGCGACTGGAGTTTTGTCGGGATGTCTGGAATATTCCACATGTGGTGAAAGCCGGAAAATCTGCTTATGACATGATTCAGGAAATCACCAATGGAGACTTTTGCGACGCAGTGATTGATGCGACTGGAAGTTTGGCTGCGATCAACCAAGGATTCCAATACATTGCTCATGGTGGGGCTTATGTGCTTGTAGGCCTTCAAAAAGGAGAAATTGCTTTCTCCCATCCCGAATTTCATAAGAGGGAAGCGACCTTGATGAGTAGCAGAAATGCCACCAGAGAAGACTTTGATCAAGTGTTGGATGCTATGGCTTCCGGACAATTGTCAGTGGAAAATTACATCACTCATAAAGTGAAATTTGATCAGGTGAAAGATGATTTTCAGTCCTGGCTCAATCCAGAGACCGGGGTGATTAAAGCTTTGGTGGAAGTGTGAGGAAGACCGAAGACAGGAGACGGAAGCAGTCTAAATGTTAGAGTTAATGAAAGCCTTTATTGTTTTTGTCTCTTTACTGATAGAAAAGAGGATATACCTAAAAATAGAAATGAAAAATAGTAACAAACCCAAAATGTCTGATTATCACTATTATTTAAAAAGCTTACTTGTTGTACTTTTCGTCGCTTTTTCCTTCCAGGTAAATGCTCAGGAAAACTCACCCTTGACACTTTGGTATAAGCAGCCAGCTGCCGATGTATGGACGGATGCCTTGCCGATCGGCAATGGTAAACTGGGAGCCATGATCTACGGGAATGTGGAAAATGAACTGATCCAGCTCAACGAGCATACGGTTTGGTCTGGTGGACCCAATAGAAATGATAATCCGGATGCCTTGGCAGCCTTGCCCGAAATCCGACGATTGGTTTTCGATGGAAAGCAAAAAGAAGCGGAGGAACTGGCTGCCAAAACCATCCAAAGCAAGAAGTCTCATGGGCAGAAGTTTCAGCCTGTGGGCGATTTGAATATTGCCTTTGACGGACACGATGAGTTTTCTGATTATCGCAGGGAACTGGATATTGAGCGGGCAATTTCCAAAGTCAGCTATACCGTAGATGGCGTGACATATACCCGTGAAGCCATTTCTTCATTTGCTGATAATGTGATTGCGATTCACTTAAGAGCTAGCAAACCTGGGATGATTTCATTCACGGCATCTATGGCTACTCCTCAACCGAATGCTACGATTGGCCTCAATTCAGAAAAGGAATTGACAATCTCCGGCACCACCACAGATCATGAAGGGGTAAGGGGGCAAGTAGAATTCAAAAGCATCACTAAAGTCAAAAACCAAGGAGGAACGCTTACTGCTACAGGTACCTCAATCAAGGTAGAAGATGCCGACGAAGTGGCGGTTTATATTGCAATGGCTACCAATTTCAACAACTACCTAGATCTATCTGGAGATGAAAATGCCAGAGCAGCCGCATTTATGGCAGAAGCTGCTACAAAATCTTTTGATGAGCTGCTGAAGAGAAATGTGTTGGATTATCAAAACTATTTCAATCGTGTAAGTCTGGATTTGGGTGACACGGAATCATCAAAACTCCCGACAGATGAGCGTCTAAAGAGCTTTAGGACAGGAGATGATCCTCAGCTGGTAACCCTTTATTATCAGTATGGACGGTATTTGTTGATTTCTTCTTCCCAGCCTGGAGGACAGCCGGCAAACTTGCAAGGAATATGGAACAAAGAGATGTCACCACCTTGGGACAGCAAGTACACGATCAATATCAATGCGCAGATGAATTACTGGCCGGCGGAGAAAGCCAATCTGGCCGAGCTTCATGAGCCTTTCCTGAAAATGGTGACTGAGATGTCCGAGGCTGGGGAAGAAACGGCCCGCGTCATGTATGGTGCGAGAGGTTGGATGGCTCATCATAACACGGATATTTGGAGGATTACGGGGCCGGTAGATGCAATTTTCTGGGGTATCTGGAGCGGGGGTGGAGCCTGGACCAGCCAGCATCTTTGGGATCATTTCCAATACAGCGGTGACATGGAATACCTCAAGTCTATCTATCCGATTCTAAAAGGCGCAGCAATGTTCTATGTGGATTTTCTGGTGGAGCATCCAGACAAACCATGGCTCGTAGTCAATCCCGGAACATCACCTGAAAATGCACCAGCTGCACATGATGGTTCCTCTTTGGATGCGGGTACTACCATGGACAATCAATTGGTTTTTGATGCCTTCAGTGCGGTGATTCAGGCTTCGGAGATGCTCGGAAATGATCAGTCTTTTGCGGATTCGCTAAGAGTCCTAAGAGATCAATTGCCTCCAATGCAGATCGGGAAACATGGACAGCTGCAGGAATGGTTGGATGATATTGACGACCCCAATGACCATCACCGTCATATTTCACATTTGTATGGACTTTTCCCTTCCAATCAGATTTCTCCTTTGCGCACGCCAGAATTGTATTCTGCTTCCAAAAATACCTTGATCCAGCGTGGAGATGTATCCACAGGCTGGAGCATGGGTTGGAAAGTCAACTGGTGGGCAAGAATGCTGGATGGTAACCATGCCTATAAACTGATACAAAATCAGCTTTCCCCTGTGGGCACCAACCAAGGTGGCGGAGGTTCTTATAACAATCTTTTTGATGCGCATCCACCGTTCCAGATTGACGGCAACTTCGGCTGTACTTCTGGGATCACCGAGATGCTGGTTCAGAGTGCCAATGGAGAGATTCATCTATTACCAGCTTTACCAGACGTTTGGCAGCATGGAAGCATTGCTGGAATCCGTGCAAAAGGAGGTTTTGAAGTAGTGGAACTGAAGTGGAAAGACGGGAAGGTCGAAAAGGTGGTGATAAAATCGACAATCGGAGGAAATCTTCGATTAAGAGTCCCTAATACATTGGGTCTGGAAAATGGTAATGGACTGAAGAATGCCAATGGAGCTAATTCTAATCCTTTCTACCAGGTGCCAGTCACTGCTGCCCCAATCGTGTCGTCAGCTGCTGAGATTATACCTGTAGATCTAAGCGATATGGAGCTATATGATGTGCAAACTACTGCAGGAGAGGTAATCACATTGGTGGCAGGGAAATGAGTTTGGCTGAAAACAGGTTCTTTATAGATAGTTGATTTCAGTTGTAAATAGCGTATAAACGAAAACTAGTATTACTGATCAAAAATGGAATTCAAGGAAGATTTTTATTCATCAAGACTTTGTTTAAGGTGGTTTTATTTGCTGATCGCTTTTGGCTTGTGTCTCTGTATGAGCATGAATCTTTCTGCCCAAACGCAGTCAACTCACAAGGCTTTAATCGTGGATGGATTCAGTAATCATGACTGGAAGCAAACTACTGCAGTGATCCGATGGATATTGGAAAGTAGCGGGAAGTTTAAAGTTGATGTGAGTACTGTGCCTCTTGACAGTATTCAGAAGCGGGAATGGAATCCGGATTTTAAATCTTATGCTGTAGTCATTCAAAACTCCAATAATATCCATGATCTAAAGCTAAGCTGGCCTGAACCTGCACAGAAGAGTTTGGAGCGTTACGTGCAGAATGGTGGAGGCTTGTATATTCTTCATTCTGCCAACAACGCCTTTCCTAACTGGAAGGAATACGATAAGATGATCGGCTTGGGATGGCGCTCAGCAGATTCAGGAATTGCTTTGGAAGTGAATGATCAAAAACAGCTGATCAAGCATGCCAGAGGAGAAGGAAAAGGAACAAGTCATGGTGATCGATTTGACGCACTTATACAGCTACTGAATCCTCATCCCATTAATGAGGGGTATCCTGCATCATGGAAAACGGTGAATACGGAAGTTTACAGTTACCCCCGGGGTACCTCTGAAAATCTTACGATATTGTCTTATGCGTATGACAGTACAGATACCAAGAAAATGTGGCCGGTGGAGTGGGTGGTAAAGTATGGGAAGGGAAATGTCTACAATTCCAGTATGGGACATCTTTGGAGAGGTGAAACCTTCCCGCCGGCTTATAGATGTGCTGGTTTTCAGACTACTGTGATCCGGGCTGCAGAATGGTTGGCCAGTGGAAAGGTAACTTATCCTGTGCCGGTTGACTTTCCTACAAGTGAAAATTATAGTCTGCGTCCAAAGGGAATGTTAGGCATAACTGAAAATGAATAGATACTCTTCAAAATACCCTAGTATGATAGACCCAATACCTACAAAAAACGCCAAACTGTGGACTATAAGCTCTATCAAGATGCTTGTAGGGAGTTTTTTGATTTTTTTCTACACTACAGGAAGCTTTGCCCAAGACTCTAATTTTTACATATTCCTCAGTTTTGGCCAGTCAAACATGGAAGGCCATTCAAAGTTTGAGCCTCAGGATACTGTGGTAAATGATCGCTTTAAAGTGCTTCAGGCGGTGGATTGCTCGGATCTAAACAGGGAAATGGGCAATTGGTATCCAGCTGTTCCGCCGCTCAGTCGCTGCAATACCGGCCTTACTCCCGGAGATTCTTTTGGGAAGACTTTGGCAGCTAGTCTACCGGATAGCATCAAAATCGGGATTATCAATGTGTCGGTGGGCGGATGTAAAATCGAACTTTTCGAGAAGAACAACTATGAATCCTATGTGGAAACGGCTCCAGGATGGATGAAAGGAATGATAGCCCAATACGATGGAAATCCTTACGGAAAATTACTTGAGCTGGCGAAGATTGCCCAAAAAGACGGGGTGATCAAAGGAATATTGCTGCATCAGGGAGAGTCCAACACTGGTGATGAAACTTGGCCTGGAAAAGTGGAAGGGGTGTATGATAATCTGTTAAGTGACCTAGGATTGGGGCAGGACTCTGTCCCGCTTTTGGCCGGTGAACTGGTGAGTGCGGAGCAGGGAGGCAAGTGCGCCAGCATGAACCCAATCATTGCGAAGCTGCCTTCTGTAATCCCGAATTCCTTCGTGATCTCCTCAGCTGATTGCGAAGCTGTTGCAGATGGTTTACATTTCTCCGCTTCTGGCTATAGATTGTTGGGATCCCGCTATGGTGAAAAAATGTTCGAAATTCTACGAAATGAATGATTTAAATGCTTCTAACCTGAGAAATTAAAGTACCCAAAAAAATAACCTATAAACCTATGAACCGCTCAAAAAACCTATTACTCCTATTGTTTCTATTTGCCGGCCAACTCCAGGCCCAGCAGCTTGAAAAAGAAGCTCCGCCGGGCTTTGACCAAACCAGAAATGGAATTTCCAAAGGAAAAATTGACACTATTACTTACAGTTCTAAAACTGTGGGAAATGACCGGAAAGCCTTGGTTTACACTCCGCCGGATTTTTCAAGCCAAGAGAAATATCCAGTGCTTTACCTACTACACGGAATAGGTGGAGATGAAAAGGAATGGCTGAACGGCGGCCATCCGGAGGTGATTCTTGATAATCTCTATGCGGATGGAAAACTGGAATCTATGATCGTAGTCATGCCAAATGGCAGGGCGATGAAGGATGACAGGGCAGGAGGAAATATCATGGAGCCTGAAAAAGTACAGGCTTTTGCTACGTTTGAACAGGATTTGCTCAATGACCTTATTCCATTTATTGAAAAGGAATACCCGGCATTGACTGATAGAGAGCACAGAGCCATTGCCGGCCTGTCTATGGGCGGAGGACAATCACTGAACTTTGGCTTGGGCAACTTAGATAGGTTTGCCTGGGTTGGTGGTTTTTCCTCAGCCCCAAATACCAAGGAACCGCAAGTCTTGGTGCCAGATCCAGAGAAGGCCAAGGACCAGCTGAAAATACTTTGGATTTCCTGTGGGGATGCTGATGGCTTGCTCAGATTCTCTGCCCGTACCCATGATTACCTAGTAGAAAATGATGTGCCACATGTCTATTACCTAGAGAATGGAGGGCATGATTTCAAGGTGTGGAAAAATGGACTTTACATGTTTTCCCAATTGCTATTTAAACCTGTGGACAAAACCAAGTTTGACCAATATAGTCCCCTGGATATTTCAGCTGCTAAATAAAATGGCTCCTTTCAGCTCATTGCATTTGGAAGAATTATGTTTAGAAAAATTGAAGCATAATATGTCCGCTTTCTTGACACTTAGCAAATAATATAAGGTTTGAAGTCAAAATTTACGTGCAGTGGACTGTCGATAATTGTCCGCGGTTGAAAGGTTTCATTTAACCTAAAGGCAAAGTAGCGGATAATCATAACCAATAATTAACAAAACCCATAATACCATGAACCTATTAAAAACCTCAATTCTGGCTTCATGCCTCTTAATTGCCTCCTCTGCAATAGCTCAGGACGGCACTATTTATCCACTGGAAAGACCAGATGAACCTAATGCAATTTTGCTGGGAACAGGTGGAGTTGAGAACCAACCGGCTAGCGAAACTTGGTTCAAGCAATGGGGTGATCCAATGGCACGAAATATTACAACTGCTACACTTACTCCATTTTTACCTGAACCTGGCAAAGCAACAGGAGCAGCCGTACTTGTCGCCCCAGGTGGCGGTTTTAGATGGCTGTCTTTAAAGAATGAAGGATGGGAAGTGGCACAGGCCCTTGCCGATCAGGGGATAGCGGCATTTGTGCTCAAATACCGTCTGCGACCCACTCCTGAATCTCTGGATGATTTTAAGGAGACAATGAACCAAACCTTTGCGGCTGCTACTCCGCCTGCAGATTCCCAAGCTGCATCACGACCAGCTCCCGCTCCTTTTACTCTTTCGGATCAACTGCAAGATGCGGAAGCTGCCTACGCCATGATCATGGATCGGGCTGAGGAGTGGGGTGTGGATACCAATCGTCTGGGAATGATAGGGTTTTCGGCTGGTGCTGGTTTGACCATGCATTGTACGCTTAATTCCAAAACCATGAAGCTGGCCTTTATCGGCCCGATCTACGGTGGCATGGGGTCTGTTGAAGTACCGAAGGACGCTCCTCCTATGTTTAATGTTATCGCAACAGATGATTTTCTTTTTAGAGGACAGTTTGGTGTAGTCGATTCATGGTATAAAGCGGGCATACCGGTGGAGTTTCACCTTTACCAAAACGGAGGACATGGTTTCGGTTTAGGAAATCCAGACCGAACCAGTAACCGTTGGTTTGATGCTTTTATGTATTGGCTTGAGGTCAATGATTTTTTGGCGGCTTACTAAGGGGAAACCTTAATCCTATTCTTTTGGCATAGAAAGACAGAGCTAGTAACTCTAGTCTATGGGAGAGTTGTGTTCAGAATTTTATTCTGTTCCAATAATCTATTGTCTAGTAAGTGATTGAAAAACATGCTTTTCAAAGTTTTTTTGATGTGATTATTAAAATAATTTGAAATCATGAGGTTGTTTGATTCCAAGAACTACTCTTTATAAATGAAGAGTGGAGATACCTTCCTGTTCAAAATGAAAAAAACCCAGAATAAACCTATTGAAACCACTAAAGCGCCAGCTATGCTGTACATGCAGCATAGTCAAGTAATGGTAGTATATACAGAAAAGTCTGATCGTGAGGTCTGGACTTCCTTTAAGAATGGAGATGAGGCAGCATTTAATTACATCTACAGAAAATACGTTGCGGATCTCTACAATTATGGAATGCAGATCTGTAAGCAGGAAGATTTGATACGGGATTGCCTGCAGAAGATGTTTGTGGATTTGCGTAAGAACCAAGCCAAGCTAGGGGATGTACAGCGGATTAAAGGCTATTTGTTTACAGTGTTCCACCGGGAGCTGGTCAGATTTTTAAAGAAAGAGAAGAAGTATCATTCAGCTCTCATATCCATAGAATCTGAGGAAGATAGTTTTTTTATAGAAACCTCCCATGAGACCAAGCTCATAGATGAAGAATTTGCTTTGGAGCAGAAAGTGGAAATCTCCAAAGCACTGAACCAACTTTCTCCAAGACAGCGGCAAGCTATAATCATGCTCTATCAGGAAGAATTGTCTTATAAGGAGATCGCCGATATCATGAATTTCAACGAAGTGAAAACAGCAAGAACCTTGGTCTATCGCGCCATGGAGAAGCTCAAAGAAATATTTGAAGTCAAGAAAGCCTAACCAGCATACTTTCTCCCACTACCATGGATGAAAAAAATAAATATATAGATTTTGAGATCGAGGATTTTTTGAATGATGAGTTTTTTATTCAATGGGTCAAAAATCCTGGAGAGGAAACAAACCACTTCTGGCTCAAATGGATAGAAAACCATCCGGACAGAAGGCCGGTGGTCCAGAAAGCCCGCGAAATCATTGTTATGGTCGACTACAAAGAAAGGTTTGTCCTTTCTGACCATGCTTACATGGATCTATACGAGGATATTGTAGAAAAGAGCCACCAGACCATAGCTGATGGGAAACATTTCCTGTGGAGTGGCTGGCATAAAACAGCCGCTATCTTATTCCTGGTTTTTTCTACGATTTATGGTATTGATTTTTTGAATAAAGGAAAATTGGCAGAACAAGAAATACAACAGGTGACTCCTTGGATTACAGTGGATAATCCTGCAGGTCAAAAGTATCGCTTTAAACTTCCAGATGGGACACTGGTACACCTGAATGCAGCAAGTAAAATCGAGTACCCCCAGTCCTTTGGTTCCGATGTCAGAACAGTACGGATGGCAGGTGAAGCCTATTTTGATGTAACACACGATTCAAGCCGTCCTTTTGTCATTGAGATCGACAACAGCCAGGTGAAGGTACTTGGCACCTCCTTTAATCTCAAGAACGGTGAGGATTTTGAGCTGGCACTGGTAGAGGGCAAAGTGGAAGTGGCAGATTCTATTGGAGGAGTTATTACCCTGCTGCCCAATGAAATGCTTGTTAAGCGAAAGAATGGGGAAGTGTCCAAAACGGGATTTGATCCTCTTGAAATTCTAGGTTGGAAAGACCAACATCTCATCTTTAAAGACAATACATATCCGGAGGTCATAGAGAAACTCGAAATTTGGTTCGGGATCACTATCCACAGCACACTCAAAGTGGAAAAGGGATGGTCCTACTCCGGACGGTATCATAATAAGTCCTTAGACCATGTGCTGGAGGGTATCAGTATTTCCTCTGACTTCAAATATTCAATAGACAATAAATCAGTAACAATTTCAAACCCATAACCTACTAATCATGGAACACATTTATCCCAACACCAGCTGAAGGAAAAATAGGCAGAATTGCGAATGCTCCTCTGCCTATAGCCTTTGCCTCAA from Algoriphagus sp. NG3 encodes the following:
- a CDS encoding aldo/keto reductase, whose protein sequence is MELGQTGISVPAMIIGTSSLGNLYEATPYGQKLELIMATVESYPQGVVYDSAGKYGAGLALEALGQALYDLQVPKDKILISNKLGWKRAPLLEAGPTFERDVWKELTHDAVQDISYQGILNCFEEGNDLLKGYDAQLVSIHDPDEYLDQAATSKDYDKRFADILEGYAALDELKKAGKVKAIGVGSKNWKIIRKIYQHYPLDWVMIANSMTIYDHPEELFSFMGLLEKEGVGIVNSAVFHSGFLVGGEYFDYQKMNKDDPETRKRFKWRERFFGLCESHAINPAHACIQFALQLPGVNSLALNSTSTRRIQANAVYCENTIQDSFWNACKEQGLIRDYLSEFKLNKTE
- a CDS encoding zinc-binding alcohol dehydrogenase family protein is translated as MKILSCTSPGEFDYLEEDNPMLTEGRAIVKIKKVGVCGTDLHAFEGTQPFFSYPRILGHELAGEVVEIGESKDISKGDWITVIPYFSCGICVACRNGKPNCCQKISVFGVHEDGGMREYVSLPVSSLVKRKGLSLEQLAVAEPFAIGAHGVRRAGVKPGQFVLVIGAGPIGLGVMEFARIAGAQVIAMDINEKRLEFCRDVWNIPHVVKAGKSAYDMIQEITNGDFCDAVIDATGSLAAINQGFQYIAHGGAYVLVGLQKGEIAFSHPEFHKREATLMSSRNATREDFDQVLDAMASGQLSVENYITHKVKFDQVKDDFQSWLNPETGVIKALVEV
- a CDS encoding glycoside hydrolase family 95 protein produces the protein MKNSNKPKMSDYHYYLKSLLVVLFVAFSFQVNAQENSPLTLWYKQPAADVWTDALPIGNGKLGAMIYGNVENELIQLNEHTVWSGGPNRNDNPDALAALPEIRRLVFDGKQKEAEELAAKTIQSKKSHGQKFQPVGDLNIAFDGHDEFSDYRRELDIERAISKVSYTVDGVTYTREAISSFADNVIAIHLRASKPGMISFTASMATPQPNATIGLNSEKELTISGTTTDHEGVRGQVEFKSITKVKNQGGTLTATGTSIKVEDADEVAVYIAMATNFNNYLDLSGDENARAAAFMAEAATKSFDELLKRNVLDYQNYFNRVSLDLGDTESSKLPTDERLKSFRTGDDPQLVTLYYQYGRYLLISSSQPGGQPANLQGIWNKEMSPPWDSKYTININAQMNYWPAEKANLAELHEPFLKMVTEMSEAGEETARVMYGARGWMAHHNTDIWRITGPVDAIFWGIWSGGGAWTSQHLWDHFQYSGDMEYLKSIYPILKGAAMFYVDFLVEHPDKPWLVVNPGTSPENAPAAHDGSSLDAGTTMDNQLVFDAFSAVIQASEMLGNDQSFADSLRVLRDQLPPMQIGKHGQLQEWLDDIDDPNDHHRHISHLYGLFPSNQISPLRTPELYSASKNTLIQRGDVSTGWSMGWKVNWWARMLDGNHAYKLIQNQLSPVGTNQGGGGSYNNLFDAHPPFQIDGNFGCTSGITEMLVQSANGEIHLLPALPDVWQHGSIAGIRAKGGFEVVELKWKDGKVEKVVIKSTIGGNLRLRVPNTLGLENGNGLKNANGANSNPFYQVPVTAAPIVSSAAEIIPVDLSDMELYDVQTTAGEVITLVAGK
- a CDS encoding ThuA domain-containing protein, producing the protein MEFKEDFYSSRLCLRWFYLLIAFGLCLCMSMNLSAQTQSTHKALIVDGFSNHDWKQTTAVIRWILESSGKFKVDVSTVPLDSIQKREWNPDFKSYAVVIQNSNNIHDLKLSWPEPAQKSLERYVQNGGGLYILHSANNAFPNWKEYDKMIGLGWRSADSGIALEVNDQKQLIKHARGEGKGTSHGDRFDALIQLLNPHPINEGYPASWKTVNTEVYSYPRGTSENLTILSYAYDSTDTKKMWPVEWVVKYGKGNVYNSSMGHLWRGETFPPAYRCAGFQTTVIRAAEWLASGKVTYPVPVDFPTSENYSLRPKGMLGITENE
- a CDS encoding sialate O-acetylesterase, which produces MLVGSFLIFFYTTGSFAQDSNFYIFLSFGQSNMEGHSKFEPQDTVVNDRFKVLQAVDCSDLNREMGNWYPAVPPLSRCNTGLTPGDSFGKTLAASLPDSIKIGIINVSVGGCKIELFEKNNYESYVETAPGWMKGMIAQYDGNPYGKLLELAKIAQKDGVIKGILLHQGESNTGDETWPGKVEGVYDNLLSDLGLGQDSVPLLAGELVSAEQGGKCASMNPIIAKLPSVIPNSFVISSADCEAVADGLHFSASGYRLLGSRYGEKMFEILRNE
- a CDS encoding alpha/beta hydrolase, which gives rise to MNLLKTSILASCLLIASSAIAQDGTIYPLERPDEPNAILLGTGGVENQPASETWFKQWGDPMARNITTATLTPFLPEPGKATGAAVLVAPGGGFRWLSLKNEGWEVAQALADQGIAAFVLKYRLRPTPESLDDFKETMNQTFAAATPPADSQAASRPAPAPFTLSDQLQDAEAAYAMIMDRAEEWGVDTNRLGMIGFSAGAGLTMHCTLNSKTMKLAFIGPIYGGMGSVEVPKDAPPMFNVIATDDFLFRGQFGVVDSWYKAGIPVEFHLYQNGGHGFGLGNPDRTSNRWFDAFMYWLEVNDFLAAY
- a CDS encoding RNA polymerase sigma factor, encoding MKSGDTFLFKMKKTQNKPIETTKAPAMLYMQHSQVMVVYTEKSDREVWTSFKNGDEAAFNYIYRKYVADLYNYGMQICKQEDLIRDCLQKMFVDLRKNQAKLGDVQRIKGYLFTVFHRELVRFLKKEKKYHSALISIESEEDSFFIETSHETKLIDEEFALEQKVEISKALNQLSPRQRQAIIMLYQEELSYKEIADIMNFNEVKTARTLVYRAMEKLKEIFEVKKA
- a CDS encoding FecR family protein; this translates as MDEKNKYIDFEIEDFLNDEFFIQWVKNPGEETNHFWLKWIENHPDRRPVVQKAREIIVMVDYKERFVLSDHAYMDLYEDIVEKSHQTIADGKHFLWSGWHKTAAILFLVFSTIYGIDFLNKGKLAEQEIQQVTPWITVDNPAGQKYRFKLPDGTLVHLNAASKIEYPQSFGSDVRTVRMAGEAYFDVTHDSSRPFVIEIDNSQVKVLGTSFNLKNGEDFELALVEGKVEVADSIGGVITLLPNEMLVKRKNGEVSKTGFDPLEILGWKDQHLIFKDNTYPEVIEKLEIWFGITIHSTLKVEKGWSYSGRYHNKSLDHVLEGISISSDFKYSIDNKSVTISNP